A window from Salmo trutta chromosome 29, fSalTru1.1, whole genome shotgun sequence encodes these proteins:
- the LOC115167636 gene encoding protein FAM151B-like isoform X1, with the protein MTDHIQSKPSELRGPLWINTDILPGHRGKATPLDPNDFLAAAVTSAADTDNPCYSWEMVREMEAVSDPETAGHFPCENSPPGPVVPPATLASTTVRQVQPDSVDRPD; encoded by the exons TCTGAGCTGCGTGGTCCTCTGTGGATCAACACTGACATCCTACCAGGCCACAGAGGCAAGGCCACACCCCTTGACCCCAATGACTTCCTGGCGGCCGCAGTGACCTCTGCTGCAGATACGGACAACCCAT GCTACAGCTGGGAGATGGTGAGAGAAATGGAGGCAGTGTCGGACCCTGAGACAGCCGGTCACTTCCCCTGTGAGAACAGCCCTCCTGGCCCAGTCGTTCCCCCAGCTACCCTGGCTTCTACAACAGTCAGACAG GTACAGCCTGACAGTGTGGACAGGCCAGACTGA
- the LOC115167636 gene encoding protein FAM151B-like isoform X2: MTDHIQSKPSELRGPLWINTDILPGHRGKATPLDPNDFLAAAVTSAADTDNPCYSWEMVREMEAVSDPETAGHFPCENSPPGPVVPPATLASTTVRQERHRQEQSLL, from the exons TCTGAGCTGCGTGGTCCTCTGTGGATCAACACTGACATCCTACCAGGCCACAGAGGCAAGGCCACACCCCTTGACCCCAATGACTTCCTGGCGGCCGCAGTGACCTCTGCTGCAGATACGGACAACCCAT GCTACAGCTGGGAGATGGTGAGAGAAATGGAGGCAGTGTCGGACCCTGAGACAGCCGGTCACTTCCCCTGTGAGAACAGCCCTCCTGGCCCAGTCGTTCCCCCAGCTACCCTGGCTTCTACAACAGTCAGACAG GAGAGACATCGACAAGAGCAGAGTCTATTATGA